In Gigantopelta aegis isolate Gae_Host unplaced genomic scaffold, Gae_host_genome ctg4128_pilon_pilon, whole genome shotgun sequence, one genomic interval encodes:
- the LOC121392594 gene encoding putative leucine-rich repeat-containing protein DDB_G0290503 gives MEYLPMNLTSCLESHQGLPEWIKSSILSDISKGLNFLHNQKAAIAHFGVTSNNVLLTAHLQAKITDLCVSRLFKEMSTDCLGLISDETASNHLAFMPPEYFTNHKSCTTKFDIFSFGCIMIHVLSQEYPNPSEKLDDSFIDTAMTESSFTQVSEWERREHNLADVSSHHPLLPLIENCLDNNPEERPQISEVIRVIENASPPTPSPYSDGIIALMEMLNKKDSQVREARKAVKTKVNDLQEILNAKTRSVTRLENAVEKTKKECNGIVTKKEEEISHLQSEVSSNLATINDLNEKAAKQEKQVKSLQTEIGLQSTVIEELEQKMQKRDDKLLIMEGDLAEKESKIDELKKIASNVKSQTDLNTELQQEMKVMLENQERLQAITSNQQAQIDSLHQQLNTTMANNVLLETTKNDLVQLQDTILQDKADIIDQHQAEVTALRAATDLTAVRQQALELEINILQEENKQLTESTVSLKESLDTTMRHLKEQTDIMKKLSPTQDRLLEAVANININGK, from the coding sequence ATGGAGTATCTTCCAATGAATCTAACTAGCTGTTTGGAAAGTCATCAAGGTCTTCCAGAGTGGATAAAATCAAGCATTCTTTCTGACATTTCTAAAGGCCTCAATTTTCTTCATAATCAGAAAGCTGCTATAGCTCATTTTGGTGTGACAAGTAACAATGTTCTTCTCACTGCTCACCTTCAGGCTAAAATTACAGATCTCTGTGTTTCGAGACTATTTAAGGAAATGTCAACTGACTGTCTTGGCTTGATCTCTGATGAGACAGCCTCTAACCACTTAGCATTTATGCCACCAGAATATTTCACTAATCATAAATCATGTACTACCAAATTTGATATATTCTCCTTCGGTTGTATTATGATACATGTTTTAAGTCAAGAGTATCCTAATCCATCAGAAAAGTTAGACGATAGTTTCATTGATACAGCTATGACTGAATCCAGCTTTACTCAAGTCTCTGAATGGGAACGTCGTGAACACAATCTTGCTGACGTGTCATCTCATCATCCACTGTTACCACTCATAGAGAATTGCTTGGATAATAATCCAGAAGAAAGACCTCAAATATCTGAGGTTATAAGAGTTATTGAAAATGCATCACCACCTACACCATCTCCATATAGTGATGGAATAATAGCATTAATGGAGATGCTGAACAAAAAAGACAGTCAAGTCAGGGAGGCACGCAAAGCTGTCAAGACCAAAGTTAATGACCTACAGGAGATACTAAATGCCAAAACAAGATCTGTTACTCGACTTGAAAATGCTGTagagaaaacaaagaaagagtGCAATGGCATAGttacaaagaaagaagaagaaattagTCATCTTCAAAGTGAAGTCAGTAGTAACTTAGCTACAATCAATGATCTCAATGAGAAGGCAGCAAAACAGGAGAAGCAAGTTAAATCTTTACAAACAGAAATAGGTCTACAATCTACTGTTATTGAAGAACTAGAACAAAAAATGCAAAAGAGAGAtgacaaattattaataatggaAGGAGATCTTGCAGAAAAGGAATCAAAGATAGATGAACTTAAGAAGATAGCCTCAAATGTAAAATCACAAACTGATCTCAATACTGAACTTCAACAAGAAATGAAGGTAATGTTGGAAAACCAGGAGCGACTTCAGGCAATTACGTCTAATCAACAAGCTCAAATTGACAGCCTCCATCAACAATTAAATACAACCATGGCCAACAATGTCCTACTAGAGACTACCAAGAATGACTTAGTACAGTTACAAGATACTATCCTACAAGACAAGGCAGATATCATTGACCAACATCAAGCAGAAGTGACTGCTCTCAGAGCAGCCACTGACCTAACTGCTGTCAGACAACAAGCTTTAGAGTTAGAGATAAATATACTtcaagaagaaaacaaacaactcACTGAGTCTACAGTCTCTCTCAAGGAAAGTCTTGATACCACAATGAGACACTTGAAAGAACAAACTGACATTATGAAGAAATTATCTCCGACACAAGACAGACTACTAGAAGCTGTAGCCAACATAAACATTAATGGTaagtaa
- the LOC121392592 gene encoding transcription elongation factor SPT4-like gives MSLESIPKDLRGLRACKLCSMVKSFDQFLYTGCDNCERYLHLKGNRGKVNDCTSSNFDGMIAMMGNEDSWVAKWQRIDKFTKGCYAISVSGELPEDVLDELRERGVVYQSRDTSDRA, from the exons ATGTCTTTAGAATCTATTCCTAAGGATCTTCGAGGACTACGAGCTTGTAAGCTATGTTCTATGGTAAAG TCATTTGATCAGTTTCTCTATACTGGATGTGATAATTGTGAGAGATATCTTCATCTTAAAGGAAACAGAGGAAAAGTCAATGATTGTACTAGTTCAAATTTTGATGG GATGATAGCTATGATGGGTAATGAAGATAGCTGGGTAGCTAAATGGCAGAGAATAG ATAAATTTACTAAGGGATGTTATGCAATATCAGTATCAGGAGAACTTCCGGAAGATGTGCTAGATGAGCTAAGAGAAAGAGGTGTGGTCTATCAATCTAGAGATACATCAGACAGAGCCTAA